The nucleotide sequence AGGTGGCGGGCGGCGCCAACGTGCTGTGCTTCACCACGGGCCGCGGCTCCGTCTTCGGCTGCAAGCCGACGCCCTCGCTGAAGCTCGCCACCAACACGCCGCTGTTCCGCAAGATGCCCGATGACATGGACATCGACTGCGGCCCCATCGCCACCGGCGACGCCACCATCGAGGAGGTCGGGCGGGCGATCTTCCAGCTCATCCTCGACACCGCGTCGGGCCGGAAGACCAAGAGCGAGGAGCTGGGCTTCGGCTCCGACGAATTCACGCCCTGGCAGATGGGCGCCGTCATGTGAGCGAAAGGGCTTGCGCTCAGAGTGATATACTAGTATAAGTGTTTTCGTTCGGTTATCCTTTGAAACCCAGTCGGCAGGCCGCACCGTGCGCGTGGTTCCGCCGAGTGACGTTTCTCCAAAGTGCGACTTCAGACCGCCGGAGTATTCTCCGGCGGTCTTTTCTTTCCCGGATCCGGCGACCCGACCGCGGCGTGCAGCCAGTCCCGGAAGACGGTGAAGCCCGGCTCCCGATGCCGCGCCGGGCGCGAGACCAGATACCACGCCCGCCCCATCGGCACGGCCAGCGCGAAGGGCGTGACCAGCCGGCCCGCCGCCAGATCGTCGGCGATGTAGAGCCGCGCCCCCAGCGCCACCCCCACCCCGTCCGCCGCCGCCTGCAAGGTCATGGCGTAGCTGCTGAAGGACAGCCCCTTCACGGCCGGCGGCGCCAGCCCGGCCGAGGCGAACCAGTGCGGCCAGTCGTCCGCCCAGTGCGACACCGACAGCAGGGTCGCCGACAGCAGATCCTCCGGACGGCGCAACGTCCGCGCCAGGGCGGGCGCGCAGACCGGCAGCATGTCGGC is from Azospirillum sp. TSH58 and encodes:
- a CDS encoding LysR substrate-binding domain-containing protein — encoded protein: MEELFTADMLPVCAPALARTLRRPEDLLSATLLSVSHWADDWPHWFASAGLAPPAVKGLSFSSYAMTLQAAADGVGVALGARLYIADDLAAGRLVTPFALAVPMGRAWYLVSRPARHREPGFTVFRDWLHAAVGSPDPGKKRPPENTPAV